Below is a window of Mycolicibacterium rhodesiae NBB3 DNA.
GTTCGATGCGTCAGTGCTCGACATTGTCATGTCCTGCTCCTACTTCTTCAGATCAAATCGGTTACCAAAGCTGCCAGCGGAGTGCACGATTAGAGGCATGGGATGGGGACAACAGCTCGACACGGAAGTGCTCGCCGCCGATCTTGGCGACTTCATCGTGGGCCTGCCCGCAGGCTTCCTGCTCTTTCTCTTCGCTTTGTGGGTCATCATCGCGTTAATCGCGCGGGCAGTTGCCCCGAACGATCGACGCACCACATTCTTCTGGTTGACGCTCATTTTCGGGTTCGTCGGCGTCTGGGCCGCAGCGGTTGCTTCACCTCGTGCGCCTCGTCCGCCGCTCGGCAGGAAACAGGTGTTGTGCTTGCGCTGTATGGCCCCACAGAACATTCTCGAAAGTGCGACCGAGATGACATGCTGGCGATGCGGTGAGCGAGCGACGACCATGCCACCGCAGCCAGGCCTGAGTGGCAAATTCGCGCAGACCCGAGCGAGCAAGCCAGGCTTCCTTGGCGGCCTCGATTGGAGCAGTCCGTTCACCACACGCGCCGAGCCTGATCCGCCACCCGACGACGACAACCGGTTGTTCCGTTAGCACGGTCGGCCCGCCTTCGGCCTCGTCGTCGCACCACACCCGTTGCGGTAAGGCCGGTTTGGTCCACGCCGCACACCAGCCGGCTGGTTCCCATAGGGCACCTCGGGCGGGCTGTAGCAGTTCGTCATCGGTTTGATCCCTCTGTTTGCTTAGGCCAACCTGTCGGATCGAACATGTCGCCTATAGCACCCGACAGGTTCAACATGTTGAACCCTGTCGGGTAGCTACCGTTAGGCCAACATGTCGAACATGTCGGCACCCGACAGGTTCATTCCCGCAGTTGAACCTTTGTGCGGCAACACGTTCCGACAGGTTCGACATGTTGGGCGACAGGTTCTACCCGGTTTGCGGGGCAACATGTCGGCAACCTGTCGGCCTGACCTGCCGGTTGCGGCCTGAAAGTGTTTGCTGTGCCACGTCGTCTAGCTCCACGTCTGCCGGTCCTTCTCAAGCGTCTTGGCGCCGTCGCCGGGTATCCACACCTGCCGGGTGACCGTCTTGCCGTCCGCACCCTCTGGCCGTGTCATGCGCACCTGCGTGATAAGTCCTCGCTCTTGAGCTTCCGCCCACACTCCACTCCACGTTGCCTTGCTCAGCGCGGTAGCTGCCCTCAGCGCTTCAAGGCACTCGCTCTTCGTCATCTTCGGGTGATCGCGCACGAAGTCGCGAATATATGCAAGCCGGTCTTCGTTGGTTTCGAGGATTACTCGCGGCTTCTGCTTATCGGCATTTGATGCCGTGGCGGGTCGTACGTCCCAATGGATTTCCCCAACATGTGCGCCTAGGTCGTGATCGAACGCTCCGAGGTGCCAGTCCACATGCCATTCCGTCCCACCCCACTGCCGACTGCTGAAGGCCGTCTGTAGGTAAAAGTCGCCGTTTGGCACATCGCCCGCGCTGCGGTGATAGCGCGTGATCCAACTGTCGGCGTTCTCCGCTTGACCCGCCATTGAGATGTTGTCTAGGTCATGGGTCTTCGCGGACGTGGAGCGGTAGTGGTCCGTCAACAGCGACGTTGCGCCTTCGCACTCGGCTCGGATGAACTTGTGATAGTCGTCAATCAACTGCCCGCGTTCGTAGAGGTTCCCCGGTTGCACGTCGGCAGGGTGGAAGTTGTAAAAGCTCTCGATCAGCACAACGTCGGGCTGGTACCTGTCGAGCAAGGTCAAGACACTCGACCGAAATGCGGGGCCGTCAATCGGCGCGGCACCGAACGCGAGAACCAACGGGGTGTTGGGATCTCGGACGAGCTCGTTGAGGTCGATCCCGTAGGCACGCGCCAGCCTCAGCAGCGTCCGCCGCACAGGTGCCTCGCCGCCCTCACCGACGATATACAGCACTTTCCGCGCCTTCGGAACACTGAACGCTTCGCACCGGTACAGATTCGTTGCCGTCGCGATGGACAACGCCATTGCGCCGTTGTCGTGCGTCTTCAGCGACTTCTTTGGTCCAGCGTTCACTCCGAACGTGTCGGCGGTGAGCGCCTTGCGGATGACGAACTCTGGCGGGGCGACGGCCTGCGTCCACTCGGACGGCTCAAACACCTTGAAGATGATGTTCCCGCCCGCACTTGTTGGCTCGTCTGCCTCTTCGCGTGTGATCCGTACCCGTCCGCCGTTGCGGTTCAGACAACGCAGTGCGTGGAACACATCTGGGCGACAACGCTTCGCAGCCCAAGACACCAGGCGGTCGAATTCCCCATCGTCGCTTGCGCGGCTCGGGTCTGACTTGCGTAGCTCGCTCAGTTCGCCGTCGATGACGGCCAGGGCAGTCTCAGCGCCGGGTAATCGCGCCGCGCCGTATTCGACTAGCTGGCGCACGTGTTGCCGGGTGCGATCGTGACGGCTGCCATTGCGGCCTGAGAGGTCCGTTAGCGCGTGCATGAGCCGTTCCCGCACTAGGTGGCTCATCGGGCCTTCGGGCATCGCTTGCAGCCACGTCCGCGCTTGCTCATCAGACACCAGGGATGCCAACTTGCCGTGATCTTCGGCAACGTGCTCAGCCTCCAACGCTTCCGGCAACGTGGCCCACTGCTCGGCGGGTATCGGACCGTCAGCCTCAGCGGTGATACCGGTCGTCGGGCTACCCCAGCCCCACCGTTGCGGCTTGCCAGTGTCGGGGTTGATGCCGACGTGCAGATAGCGGTAATCCCAAGAGACAGTTTCGACGCCGGGGCAGATGACGCCGCGAAGCTCCACACCAGGCGTGCCGTTGTAGAGGTACTTCGCGCTGCCGTCGTCGCGGTGATAGATCGCCGCCGTGACCGGGTACTCGCAGCCGGTGCGCTCTTCGATTTCACGCAAGCCCTCGACAGCCGCACCAGCAAGCCGGTCACCTTTGGCGTAGTTGTCAACGTCCACACCCTGCTGACCGTCTTGCAGCACAATCGCTGGTCCGTAATCACCATGAGTGCGTTGCCATTCGGCGCTCTGTTCGGTGGACACGTCCAAGTGTCCGTTGCCGTCCTTATTCCCCGTGTATCCGGTCGGCGGCGGTGTCTTTCGACCAGCGGGTATAGGAATGATGTTGGTGAAACCGGCATTTCGCAGGACCGGCACATCATTTCGATACGTACCGTCCAACACATGTCCGTTGTATCTGGGTGGGTCCGCCGACTGTCGGGGGCCATCGGTGTCCGCTAGGCTCGTCATGCAATCGTCTTTCAAGTGATCGGTTGTCCGCCCTCGGTGTCGTGATCCGGCACCGGGGGCAATCTCTTTTGATCAGGCGGATACTTTCGGATCAACGACGCATGATGCGGCGAACTCCAACACGTCATCCCAACTCGTGTAGCGGCTTCGGCCGATCTGAATGTGCCGTATCCGGCCTTCGGCGATGGCGTCGCGGATCGCGCGCGGATACACCGGCATGGCCAGGTGCTCAGACAGCTTCTCGCTGATCGGCACCGGCTTAAGCGGAATGTCGTAGACCTTCTGCATTGTGTCGTCCTTCGGGGCGTATCGGTTCGGCGCGGCTCGCCGTGACACTGACGATACGCCGGATCGAAGAACCGACGCAGTTTCAATGCCGTTGTGCAAGTGGCCCTTTCAGGGCTACAAGACATTGGCATGGATAAAACTCAGCACCGCGAGATTCTTGGTACTATCCGCCGCTCAGTTCGGCACCTGGTGGCTCTGGTTGGGCGCCGGCTGGTGCACCTGTTGGTGTGCCTGGGCGTTGGATACCTAGCCGCTCATCGATCTTGTCCAGCAGGGCGCGGTGCATGGCCAACAGTTCATCGGTCGTCGGCTCGGGGTAGTGCTCATTCGCCCGCGCCAGCCTCGCCGCGATCACGGCCCGCTGGTTCGCCAACTGCACGGCGGTGTCCGCCGCAAGCTGTCGCCGTCGCTGTGCCGCAGCAGCCCTCAGCGCCGACGTATTGGGGTTCGGCGTGATCTTGCCGCTAGGGCCGCGCCGCATGCGACCAGCGAGGGTCTTCGCAGAACGTCGCCTAGGCATTGCGCGCCCACCGCGGGATCGGCGGGTTAGCCCACGCAGCTTCGACGGCTGCGGCGTAGTTGGCATCAAAGGTGCGGTGCAATGCCCGTCTGCACGTCGGGCAAGCCTCAAACCAGATTTGGAACTGTCCGCGCACAACGGGGATGAATGTCCCCAAATCAGTGACGGGGCATGGGGGCACGTCGCACACTCTGATGTTGCAATGCCCAGTCGGCCACTGCGCCCACAGCCAGCACTGCATTGATTCGGCATCGCGGAACACATGCAGCACGTCGGGTGCACTGACGAAGTGAACGAACAGCAATGACTGCCGGTGCGGATCGTCAGGACTGTAGGGCAGCGCATCGGGTGGACAGTGGTCTATGTGCGCCAGGTCGGGGGAAGTCTGTAGTCGGTGCATCACTTCATCGGCACGCCTCGCCATGTGCGGCATCAGCGTCGGGTCGAACAGGTGCCCGCAGTCGCGGCCTGACCCGAATCCAGGCCACGTCATCGATGCGGCCCGCGCTGTCTCGCGGACAGCGGCCACGTGTTGCTCAGCGTCCGCACGGACGACAGCGCGCCCCGCTGGCGTAACGGCGTACCGCGAACCGGGCCACAGTTCTACGCGGTCATTCACTTTGGTCTCCTTGGCCCATGACCCACTCGTAAAGGTCTGCGGTCGAAAAGAACAGCGCACCTGCGATCTTCGTGCGCGGCACGCGCTTCGCGTTGCACTGCGTCAGGAAGTAGTTATAGGTGATCCTCACGCCTAGCATTTCGGTAATCCATTGGTGTGCTTCGTGTTTGCCTTTGAGCGTCGGCACCTTCGATAGTTCGACACCGACAGGCGGGGATAGCGCCATAGTTCGTGACATAGAGCGAACATTACGCCGAATCCGGCCTTGATGCGTTTTCACATCAACCGCACGCAGATCGGAGGCCGATTGCACCACAACAACATTGGTTTATAAGCCGAGGCAACAGGCGCATTTCAAGCGTAGTCTCAGCGCAACAGACGTAGGAGGTTGCGATGCCAGGGATCACAGATCGCGGGTCAATTCTTGTCAATGAGCTAAGCGATGGGGTCAGAGTTGATGACATTTGGGTCGAACTGCAAAATGCAGTTACGGTCTACAACGAACATAAGACCACCGTGGCCAGTCTCCTGTCGTACCCGACGATTCAGGCCGCAGCGCCTATCGCCCAGGGTTTGCGTCAGGAAGCTTTCGAGCGGGCATCAGAGCACGGCGTGCCCACTGCAATGAACCCGACGCCTGACGTTCTGAAGCTCGGATTCCAGTACGCTGACTGGGATAAGAGCACTCGCTTTACCGCCTTGGCGCTGAGAGATATGTCGTCCGAACAGGTTACGGCGCGGGTCAGCGCCATCATGGACGCCGACGCCCGCCTTGTGCAGGGCTTGGTGCTTCAGCGGCTCTTCGACCCGACACCCGGCGAGAACGATTTTGCCCATACCGTGTATGGGCTTTGGAATGGTGACAGCATCGTGCCACCGCGCTACATGGGCAAGAGCTTCACCGGAAGCCACAACCACTATCTCGTTTCCCAAGGCGCAGAGATAGATTCAGGTGACGTTGAGGCGGCGATGGCCCTCGTCACCGAGCATGGCTACGGCCTTGGGGCCGACAGCGGTAGCCAGTTGATTCTGCTTGTCAACGCCGGGGCTGAAGCGGAAGCCGTGCAGTCATGGCGGGCAGGCGAAGAGAACGCCAACGGCCAGACCGCCCGCTTCGATTTCATCCCATCTTCGAATGCACCGACGTACCTCACCCAGTCGTCCATCGTTGGTGCGCTGCCGCCTACCGACGTTGATGGTGTGCCGGTGCTCGGAAGCTACGGCAAGGCATGGGTTATCGAGAGCATGCTTGTGCCTGCCGGGTACTTCGCGGTGTTCGCGACGGGCGGGCCGAATAGTGAGCAGAACGTGATCGCCCGCCGCATGCACCCGTCACCGGCCTGGCAAGGGCTCAGGCTGATCGAAGGCAATTGGGCCAAGTATCCGTTGGTGGAGAGCTTCTTTCAGCGCGGCCTCGGCACCGGCGTGCGCCATCGTGGTGCAGCCAGCGTCATGCAGATCAAAGCCAGCGGCAGCTACGTAGCTCCAACGGTCAATCTGTAGGCGAATGAGGATGGCGAATCACCAGACGCTTGATGACTGGCCGTTCTTCTACGAACCCGAGCGAGACAGAGGCGAACCGAGCGAATACTCATGGGGCGCAGGGCTTACCCCGCGCCATGCTCGCCACGCCGCGCCCGACGAGGGCGGCGCTTACAGCGGTCTGTCACCCGGTATCGCCCCTGACCGCCAGGCCCAGCGGTACGGCGTACCCGGTAGGCACCTGCGGGCGTAAAGGCTCGGGTGGCGGCGGGTTGTGCCCACTCCTCGCCGTCACCCGTTCAACCGCGTTAGCGGGTCGAGGTATCTGTGGCGCAGACCCGGCCCGCCAACGTCTCTGCGGCAGTTGGGATTTACCGTTTGGGCCGGGCTGCGCGTGCACTTGCACTACCGATACCACGCGGTAACTGCTGCATCGGGGGCTTGTGGCGCGGCTGCGGCAAGCGGCTCTCTGCGCGGTCGAGTGCGCGCATCAAAAGGCTTGCAGTAGCTAGCATTTCCATCGCCTCTGGCTCGCTCGTACGCAACCTCGGGCCGTGCGAGCGAGGATTGCGCAGAGCCTGCGCGACACCCATGAACAAGTACATGTACCCCTCGACCTCATCGGCTTTTTGGACTTCACCAACGTTGTCGGAGGTAATGTCGAGCATCGGTGCCTGCGGACTGAAAACGAGACTCATCAAAGGCTTTCCGCTGAGCGGAGCATTCTTGTTGTTCTTGGGATACCCGGTGAGCGCCTGTACCCGGTCTTCGACTGCTTGGCACGCGCTGGACACTGCATCATCGAAATGCCTGACTGCGACCTGCGACCCGCTCGCCTGCGATATCAGCGGGTGCAGCCCCGGCAGGGTGACGGGTGTCGGCGTGCTCGGCACCGCCCTAGCCGGGATAACGGTGTACTTCGCGCCGGTATGGTCCAAGTTGTCGCCGAAGGGGCTCTGTAGGACATGCACGTCATGTAGCCGCATTGTCTTCGTCTTGCCGTTCGGCAAGGTGTCGGTCACTTCGTCGCCGTCTTCAACGTCGGCGTCCACCCTGAAAGTGATGCCGTCCTTGGGGCCAAGGTCCATCGCCTCAATGTCGGCTTCGTGGACTTCGCCTTCGCCGAGCACACGGCGCAGCTTCATCATCTTGCCGCGCATACCGCGTGGAACCATCTTGAACCAATCCCTTTGTGTTCACCTCAGAAGGTGATCGTTTCCACCAACTGCACCTGAAACCAAGGCGCTACGCGCATGTAGTCGTCACGCTTGCCCAGCCCAACACGCTCCACTACCTGCTCGGGGTATCGAAGCCAGATCGAAACGCTGGGCGGTGGGCCGTCGTGGTGTTCTATGCGCTTGATTTCGCCGGGAATGTTGAGCTGCGTGCGGTCGTCGTGAAACCCGAGGTACTTGCCGACGTGCTCGTCAGTCAGTCGGCCCGCTTCGATCATCGTGGCCGACACGACAGCCCCGGTCTCAGGCCCGCTACTTACGGCATCGGTTACCCACATGTCGGCATCGTGCTCTGCGGTCATGTGCCCATTGTCCCAAGGCACTCCGACACTCTTGCGTCTCTCGGGCGCACCTGCGTGTCGCCGCGTGACAGCTGTTGCCTATAGGGCCTATGGGGTTTGAGTCAGTAGTGCTACGTAGCGACTGGCGCAAGAGAACTGCTGTTCATCCTGTTTGCTCAACTCAATCGGAACTCTGATGCCTTCGGTCGTAGTACTGGGTAGAGTCAGCGAAATGGGGATGGCGGACGAGATAAGGCCTGGACTTCGCCGTGAACGGGACGCCGATGCGGCTGCGCGAAACAGCAGGGAGATGGTGTTTCGTGAGTTCACGCAGGCAATCGATGCCATCGCCCCGGAGGTGGCTCAGGCTTGCCGCGAGCTAGGCATCCGGCGGCGAGGACGAATCGGTCTGACGCGGTTCTGGGAATTCCACGGCGAGTACGGCAGCGGCCCGATAGGGGTCACATCATCTGGACGCTGGTTCTTCTACGGCAACGAAGGCAAGCGATCGCATCGCAAAGTCATGGACGACTGGAGGCCACCTCCGAACCGTATCGACCCCACGTATCTTCGGGAGTTTTTCAAGCGCCAAGTCGCCCGCCTGAGTGGGTAATCGCTCAGCGGACTGAAACAACACCTCCGCTCTGCTCGCATCCGAACCGTCGCCCCCTGACCGGCAGCAGCAGTAGTCGGTGGTGGGCCAGCACGGTCAGCAAACCCTTTCACCCCGGCGTCACCCCGGTGCCCCTATGGGGGTCAAGCGGTTTCGGGCGGCACAACAACTTTCGCCGCTGGACTGACCCTCTCAGGGTCAAAAGGCAGCCCTATCAGGGTCAACGCTAGTTTTCGCGACCTGGCAAGAGTACGTTCGAACGTATGGGCGCTGGCATGTCTTCGAAATTGATTGACTTATGGACATGTGAGGTGGCTGCGAGCTAGCAGCGCCAGGGGACTTGTCGCACCTGAGCGCGCTGGCGAATTCCCCGCAGTCACCCGGCCCCCGAGCCCTCGGTTTTGTCCAAACTGGAACACATGGCTCGGGGGCCGCTCCATGTCTACGGCTGCTCCTGTAGCCGTGTCGGCTGCCATGCGCGATGATCCGCCTATGGGCAACAGGTGGCGACGCGTCGCGGTGATCGCCGCCACCGCCCTCGCCACCGCCTGCGCGCCGCTCTCCGACAATGCTGCGTCCGAACCGCGGAACTGCACGAAGGGCGACCTGACGACGCTGTACCCGGGCATCTTCACCGTCGGTACCGACCGGCCCGCCTACCCGCCGTGGTACGTGGGCGACGACCCGACCAACGGCGAGGGATTCGAAAGTGCGCTCGCCTACGCCGTAGCCGGTCAACTCGGGTACGGCCGCGAAGACGTGCGCTGGGTCCGTGTCCCCTTCAACGGAGCCCTCGAGCCCGGCCCGAAGACCTACGATGCCAATCTTTCTCAGTTCTCGATCACGGACCAGCGCAGGGCCGCCGTCGACTTCTCGTCACCGTATTTCGATGTCACCCAGGTGGTGGTCACGACGAAGACGTCGCCCGCCGCGAACGTGCGCAGCATGGCGGATCTGAAGAAAGTGCAACTCGGCGTACAGGTCGGTACGACAAGTCATACCGCGGCGATCGGTATCGAGGGCGACGTACCCGTCGAGGTCTACAACACCAACGCCGACGCCAAGGTCGCGTTGATCAGCGGGGAGATCGACGCGTTGGTGGCCGACCTGCCGACGGCGTTCGCGGTGGCCGGCGAACTGCGCGGCGGGACCATCGTCGGGCAGCTGCCGCCCGGCACCGACGACGTCGAACAGTTCGGGATCGTGCTCGACAAGGACAGCTCGCTGACCCGGTGTGTGTCCTCGGTGGTCGATTCCTTGCGATCGGACGGAACACTGAGGAACCTGGAACGCGACTGGCTGGCCGACGCCGGAAAGGCGCCGGTGCTGAACTAGCCTGCGGGCCCGGGTGCCAGCGATGCGCAGGACTGCATCGCCGTGTCCCACGTGCCGGGGTCGACCCCCGGCGGTGGTCCTGCCCCTGGACCAGGCGCAGCGGGCA
It encodes the following:
- a CDS encoding ABC transporter substrate-binding protein, with translation MGNRWRRVAVIAATALATACAPLSDNAASEPRNCTKGDLTTLYPGIFTVGTDRPAYPPWYVGDDPTNGEGFESALAYAVAGQLGYGREDVRWVRVPFNGALEPGPKTYDANLSQFSITDQRRAAVDFSSPYFDVTQVVVTTKTSPAANVRSMADLKKVQLGVQVGTTSHTAAIGIEGDVPVEVYNTNADAKVALISGEIDALVADLPTAFAVAGELRGGTIVGQLPPGTDDVEQFGIVLDKDSSLTRCVSSVVDSLRSDGTLRNLERDWLADAGKAPVLN
- a CDS encoding TIGR02391 family protein, which translates into the protein MRGKMMKLRRVLGEGEVHEADIEAMDLGPKDGITFRVDADVEDGDEVTDTLPNGKTKTMRLHDVHVLQSPFGDNLDHTGAKYTVIPARAVPSTPTPVTLPGLHPLISQASGSQVAVRHFDDAVSSACQAVEDRVQALTGYPKNNKNAPLSGKPLMSLVFSPQAPMLDITSDNVGEVQKADEVEGYMYLFMGVAQALRNPRSHGPRLRTSEPEAMEMLATASLLMRALDRAESRLPQPRHKPPMQQLPRGIGSASARAARPKR
- a CDS encoding AAA family ATPase, yielding MSTEQSAEWQRTHGDYGPAIVLQDGQQGVDVDNYAKGDRLAGAAVEGLREIEERTGCEYPVTAAIYHRDDGSAKYLYNGTPGVELRGVICPGVETVSWDYRYLHVGINPDTGKPQRWGWGSPTTGITAEADGPIPAEQWATLPEALEAEHVAEDHGKLASLVSDEQARTWLQAMPEGPMSHLVRERLMHALTDLSGRNGSRHDRTRQHVRQLVEYGAARLPGAETALAVIDGELSELRKSDPSRASDDGEFDRLVSWAAKRCRPDVFHALRCLNRNGGRVRITREEADEPTSAGGNIIFKVFEPSEWTQAVAPPEFVIRKALTADTFGVNAGPKKSLKTHDNGAMALSIATATNLYRCEAFSVPKARKVLYIVGEGGEAPVRRTLLRLARAYGIDLNELVRDPNTPLVLAFGAAPIDGPAFRSSVLTLLDRYQPDVVLIESFYNFHPADVQPGNLYERGQLIDDYHKFIRAECEGATSLLTDHYRSTSAKTHDLDNISMAGQAENADSWITRYHRSAGDVPNGDFYLQTAFSSRQWGGTEWHVDWHLGAFDHDLGAHVGEIHWDVRPATASNADKQKPRVILETNEDRLAYIRDFVRDHPKMTKSECLEALRAATALSKATWSGVWAEAQERGLITQVRMTRPEGADGKTVTRQVWIPGDGAKTLEKDRQTWS